GAGAGATAAGTTGTACCATGTTCCCACACTATTCGATTGTCACTTATGACAAGATAGCACGCGTAGATGCAGCATGCAATATGACTCCTTCATGGAAGTTCGAAAGAACATCTTCTCCACAATTGAGTTGAGCGCTCGCTTCCTACCCGGTGTGTGACAAAATTGCACTGCGAGGGCTTACTCCACGTACTGCACAGGCGCGGGCGCCTTGATAATGACAGATTTCTTCCATCGTCCCGACAAATAATAGGTGAGGCTGACCGCCATGGTTACAAGGAAGCTAAGGGCGACCGCCGCCCATATACCCCTGATCCCGAGACTTGTCTTTGACAAATACCACGAAAGGGGTACCCGCACAAGCCAGAGCGATAACAGTGAAAACGTCATGGTTATAATGGTATGCCCCGCGCCGTTTATCACGCCGTTCGATATGAACATGATGCCGAAGAAAATGTAACAGGAGCCTACAATATGCAGATAGCTGATGCCGATGCCCATGACCTTTGCGTCGTCTCCCAGGCCGAACATGATCAGTATGATTCTCGAAAGCAAGACAACCGTTACCGATATGAGAACGGTGATGCAGGAGGTCATGACCACACCCCACCTGAATATGTCTTTTACCCGTTGCGGCCTGTGAGCGCCCAAGTTCTGTCCCGTGAGTGCGGCTACCGCCATGCTCATGGACATGGCGGGCATGAAGGCGAACATATCAACCCGTACTACTGCCCCGAAAGCATTCGTGGCTGCGCTGCCGAAGGAGTTCACGAACGTCGAGACGAACATGCTGCTGATGGAGATCAAGGATTGCTGCACGATTGAGGGGAGGCCGATTCGAAAGAGGAGCGCAGTGATGTGCTTATCCAGCGCGAGCCTTCTCAGATTGAACGCCACAAAATGGCCTTTCCGATTGAGATATAAGATACTGATCCCCACTGCTATGGCCTGCGATATCAGCGTGGCGTAAGCTGCCCCGTTAAGCCCGTGGCTCACGAAAGGGCCGAAACCGCCGATGAGAAAAGGATCAAGCACCGCGTTAATCCCGATCCCGACGGACATGAACATGAGCGGCGTCACGGTGTCACCGATGCCCCGGAGTATGGAGTTTATGAGAAGTCCCAGGTAAAAGAGTAT
This sequence is a window from Syntrophorhabdaceae bacterium. Protein-coding genes within it:
- a CDS encoding MATE family efflux transporter — its product is MEKKFGTDMTVGSIPRHLLRFSIPMLVGNLIQIGYSIVNTIWVGHLVGEDAVGAVGVSFPVFFTLIGLAMGISMASTILISQYYGAKHYKMVEKAVDNSFALALIIGCVLTVAAILSSDFLLKMMDTPQENFAMASSYLKITLAGFILFYLGLLINSILRGIGDTVTPLMFMSVGIGINAVLDPFLIGGFGPFVSHGLNGAAYATLISQAIAVGISILYLNRKGHFVAFNLRRLALDKHITALLFRIGLPSIVQQSLISISSMFVSTFVNSFGSAATNAFGAVVRVDMFAFMPAMSMSMAVAALTGQNLGAHRPQRVKDIFRWGVVMTSCITVLISVTVVLLSRIILIMFGLGDDAKVMGIGISYLHIVGSCYIFFGIMFISNGVINGAGHTIITMTFSLLSLWLVRVPLSWYLSKTSLGIRGIWAAVALSFLVTMAVSLTYYLSGRWKKSVIIKAPAPVQYVE